ATCCGGGGGAATGATTGTAATGGATGAGGATTCCTGTATGGTCGATGTGGCCAAATATTTCCTTAACTTTCTGCAGGAGGAGAGTTGCGGTAAATGCCTGCCATGCCGGGAAGGGATTCGAACCATGCTGGAAATCTTGACCCGAATTACTCAGGGAAAAGGCCGGCTCGAGGATCTGGAGGTTCTGGAGGATCTATCACAGGTCATTATCGATACCAGTCTCTGCCAGTTGGGGGGGAGCGCTCCTAACCCGGTGCTGTCCACGTTAAGATATTTTCGTCAGGAGTACCTGGCCCATATTAATGAGAAATGCTGTCCCGCCGGAGTCTGTAAGGATTTGGTATCGCATGCCATCGACTCCAAATGCAATGGCTGTCATGCTTGTTTCAAATCCTGTCCGACCAACGCCATCATCGGAAAACCAAAGGAATTGCACTATATCGATCAGGCCAAATGCATCCAATGCGGTGCCTGTTACCAGATATGCCAGTATGACGCCATCAAACGAGTAAAACGCGGTATGGGCGATTCGATTCAAACCGGCGCCCGCGAAATATGGCGGCCATCGGCCAAACTCGAAACGGTCAACATGGCGTAGGAGCGAGAAAATGAATAAAGTGAAAATAACCATTGATGAGCATTCGATTGAAGTCGATGAAGGGTCATATGTTCTTGATGCGGCGCGAAGTCTGGGGGTATATATCCCTTCTCTCTGCTATTACCCATATATGACCCCCTACGCCGCCTGTCGCATTTGCGCCGTCGAAGCCCGCGACAGTAAGGGATGGTCAAAAATCGTAACTTCCTGTAATTATCCTGTTTGGGATGGTTTGAAGGTATTGACCAACACTCCCCGTGTATTAAATGCGCGGCGCACCAATCTCGAGATGCTCATGAGCCGATGTGCGCCGGTTCCGGTGTTGCAGCAACTTGCCGATCAGATGGGTATCGAAAAGCCCCGCTGGGGTATTGGAGAGGATACCTGTATCCTATGCGGTCTCTGTGTCCGGGTTTGTGATGAAGTGGTAGGCGCCCATGCCCTGGCTTTCAGTGATCGGGGAATCTATCGCCGGGTGGCGACCCCTTTTGAGGGGGAAAGCAGTGATTGCATTCTTTGCGGCGCCTGCGCCAAGGTTTGCCCCACCGGGCATATCGTGATGGAAGATATAGATAAACGACAGATAATTCATAATGAAATCAACCTTGGTCCCAACGCCGCCATTTCTCTCCCATTCCGCCAGGCGGTCCCCAATGTGCCGCGTATTAATCCCGAACACTGCATTCATTTCAATACCGGGGGGTGCAAGGTCTGCTCGAAGGTCTGTCCCAAGGAATGCATTCATTATGATGATACCGAGCAGACGGAGGAGTTTGAAATCGGCGCCGTCATCATGGCGACGGGATTTGACAATTTCGACCCGACCCCTCTCAAGCAGTACGGCTATGGCCGATATCCGAACGTTATCACGGCCGAGGAGTTTGAGATGATGAATAACGCCGCCGGGCCGACCGGAGGCAAGATTCTTCTCGAAAACGGCGAAGAGCCCCGCGCCATTGCCATCCTGCATTGTATTGGAAGCCGTGACCAGAATTATCATAAGTACTGCAGTCGGGTCTGCTGTATGTATGCCCTTAAATTCTCTCACCTGGTCAAGGAAAAAACCAGCGCCGAAGTATATCAGCTCTATATTGATGTTCGAAGTTTCGGCAAGGGGTATGAGGAATTCTATCAGCGGATTCTTGATGAAGATGTGAATATTATTCGCGGCAAGGGCGCCGAAGTGGTGCCATCGGGCTATCGGCGAGGGGAAGAGGGGCATTTGCTGGTGCAATGTGAGGATACTCTGATAGGGAAATTCCGTGAAATACCGGTTGATATGGTAATCCTCTGCACCGCTCTGGAAGCACGGCAAGACGCCAAAGAAATGGCCCGCAAATTGAATATCTCGACCGGCGCCGACGGCTGGTTTATCGAGGCTCATCCCAAGCTGGGTCCGGTTTCAACCACAACTGAAGGGGTTTTTCTGGCGGGAACATGTCAGGGGCCCAAAGATATTCCCGATACTGTCGCGCAGGGCGGCGCCGCCGCGTCGCACGCCATGAAACTTCTTTGTCTGGGAGAAATAATGATGGATGCCGCATACGCCGAAATTCGCGAAGACTTCTGCAGCGGCTGCCGTATCTGCAATGACCTCTGCTCGTATAACGCCATCAATTATCTCAGTGACAAAAAGGTCAGCACGATAAATTCGGCGATGTGCAAAGCCTGCGGCACCTGTGTGGCCGCATGTCCATCCGGTGCCATTGTGGCCCGACACTTTACCGATGAGCAAATATATGCCCAAATCGAAGGGATGCTGCTATGAGTTTCGAACCAAAGATAATCGGTTTTCTTTGCAACTGGTGCAGTTATACCGGAGCCGATCTGGCCGGAACGGCCCGCATGAAGTATCCTCCCAATATGATGAGTATTCGGGTCATGTGCAGCGGCCGAATCGACCCTGGTTTTATTCTCAGCGCTTTCGCCAAAGGGGCGGACGGGGTATTGGTGTGCGGATGCCATCCCGGCGATTGTCATTATGTCGAGGGTAATTATAAATGTATGCGCCGCATACCGCTTACAAAGAGATTACTCCAGGAGATGGGAATTGCACCGGAGCGCCTGCGTCTGGAATGGGTCTCGGCATCGGAAGGAGCCCGTTTTCAGCAAATTGTATCTGAATTCACGGAGCAAATTCGATCTCTTGGCCCGCTTCAGTTGAAGGAAATGGTTTTTGAACCCCATGAATCTGAACATGCGGGCGAAGCAGGGAGGATATAGTCATGGTGAAGCCGAAACTGGCCATTTATTGGGCCGCCTCCTGCGGTGGCTGCGATATCGCCACTCTGGATATTGAAGAGAAAATATTGGATGTGGCCAACTTCTTTGAACTGGTCTTCTGGCCGTGCGCCATGGACATCAAATACAACGATGTCCGCAATATGCCGGATAAATCAATCACTTTGACTCTTTTTAATGGCGCCATCCGCAATGAGGAGAACTATGAAATCGCCAAACTGCTAAGGCAGAAATCGGTCGTCCTTTGTGCTTTCGGGAGTTGTGCATCGGAAGGATGTATTCCGGGGCTGGCCAACCTGTATGACAAGGAATCCATAATAGATTATGTTTACAGGAAGTCGCCTTCGGTGGATAATCCGAACGGTGTGATTCCTTCTACCGAATACAAGGTGCCGGAAGGAATCCTGACCATCCCCGAAATGTGGAACACGGTTCGAACGTTGGGGCAGACGGTCGATGTTGACTATATTATCCCGGGATGTCCCCCGCAATCGAATCAGATTGCCGATGTAGTCGCGGCTGTCATCGATATTCTCAGCCACGGCAAGCCGCTGCCTCCCAAAGGGACTGTCCTGGGTGCCAGCGAAAAGAGTTGCTGCGATGAATGCAAACGGGACCGGAATATTAAGAAAATAAAGAAATTCATTCGGCCCTTCGAAAAGGTCACCGATCCCAATTTGTGTCTTCTGGAGCAGGGCATTGTCTGTATGGGACCGGCCACCCGTTCCGGCTGCGGAGCCAAATGCGTCAATGCCTGTGTCCCGTGTCGCGGCTGTTATGGATTGCCCGCCAATATAAGAGACCAGGGAGCCAAAATGGCTTCGGCCCTGGCCAGCGTTATCGACTCCACCGATCCCGAAGAAATCGATAGGATTATCGCTACCATTCCCGATCCGGTCGGGACTTTTTACCGTTTCAGTCTCCCAGATTCCCTTTTAAGGAGGGCGCAACGATGAAACAGATTCTTATTGACCCCATAACCCGCCTGGAAGGTCACGGGAAAATTCACCTTTTTGTTAATGATGACGGCAGTTTGGCCAACGCCTATTTTCAGGTACCGGAACTGCGAGGCTTTGAGAAATTCTGCGTGGGACGTCCCGTTGAAGA
The genomic region above belongs to Candidatus Zixiibacteriota bacterium and contains:
- a CDS encoding oxidoreductase, encoding MVKPKLAIYWAASCGGCDIATLDIEEKILDVANFFELVFWPCAMDIKYNDVRNMPDKSITLTLFNGAIRNEENYEIAKLLRQKSVVLCAFGSCASEGCIPGLANLYDKESIIDYVYRKSPSVDNPNGVIPSTEYKVPEGILTIPEMWNTVRTLGQTVDVDYIIPGCPPQSNQIADVVAAVIDILSHGKPLPPKGTVLGASEKSCCDECKRDRNIKKIKKFIRPFEKVTDPNLCLLEQGIVCMGPATRSGCGAKCVNACVPCRGCYGLPANIRDQGAKMASALASVIDSTDPEEIDRIIATIPDPVGTFYRFSLPDSLLRRAQR
- a CDS encoding hydrogenase iron-sulfur subunit: MSFEPKIIGFLCNWCSYTGADLAGTARMKYPPNMMSIRVMCSGRIDPGFILSAFAKGADGVLVCGCHPGDCHYVEGNYKCMRRIPLTKRLLQEMGIAPERLRLEWVSASEGARFQQIVSEFTEQIRSLGPLQLKEMVFEPHESEHAGEAGRI
- a CDS encoding 4Fe-4S dicluster domain-containing protein, with the protein product MNKVKITIDEHSIEVDEGSYVLDAARSLGVYIPSLCYYPYMTPYAACRICAVEARDSKGWSKIVTSCNYPVWDGLKVLTNTPRVLNARRTNLEMLMSRCAPVPVLQQLADQMGIEKPRWGIGEDTCILCGLCVRVCDEVVGAHALAFSDRGIYRRVATPFEGESSDCILCGACAKVCPTGHIVMEDIDKRQIIHNEINLGPNAAISLPFRQAVPNVPRINPEHCIHFNTGGCKVCSKVCPKECIHYDDTEQTEEFEIGAVIMATGFDNFDPTPLKQYGYGRYPNVITAEEFEMMNNAAGPTGGKILLENGEEPRAIAILHCIGSRDQNYHKYCSRVCCMYALKFSHLVKEKTSAEVYQLYIDVRSFGKGYEEFYQRILDEDVNIIRGKGAEVVPSGYRRGEEGHLLVQCEDTLIGKFREIPVDMVILCTALEARQDAKEMARKLNISTGADGWFIEAHPKLGPVSTTTEGVFLAGTCQGPKDIPDTVAQGGAAASHAMKLLCLGEIMMDAAYAEIREDFCSGCRICNDLCSYNAINYLSDKKVSTINSAMCKACGTCVAACPSGAIVARHFTDEQIYAQIEGMLL